From a single Rutidosis leptorrhynchoides isolate AG116_Rl617_1_P2 chromosome 5, CSIRO_AGI_Rlap_v1, whole genome shotgun sequence genomic region:
- the LOC139846906 gene encoding ATP-dependent RNA helicase DEAH11, chloroplastic-like, giving the protein MYRNRPSFPANHHRRRDRPPPCSPPSYVSHHRPNFVIELRSLNTDYNGYNRHEIVTLMEKFNYSPDDYIILKTGVVAARFFYQQWPKALDSVVYLWQALLSESLSFMPKLVQNLMVPSDTEELNTRLRVLFKERVLGLMEGELVKNWEKKVDTVSNEISKLESSLRKTRPFKEYMEMSKKKDGLVSEKRLIMRRIREFKYGMECVLDYLDGKVFDRSDVKVLMLKGKFDWNKIYWIIKRECKRLDHGLPVYGDRKDILWQIHCQQVMVLIGETGSGKSTQLVQFLTDAGVAADKSIVCTQPRKLAAQSLASRVQEETRGCYENNSVIFSSSYSSHNELDSKVIYMTDHCLLQHYMNDKDFGWVSCIIIDEAHERSLNTDLLLALIKDLLHRRSDLRLIIMSATADAEQLSKYFFGCGSYHVMGRTFPVDIKYDPQISNGSCDYYVSDVLKKVGEIRQMEEKGTILAFLTSQNEVEWACEQFKVPSAVALPLHGKLSHEEQYRVYLDYPNKRKVIFSTNLAETSLTIPGVKFVVDSGMVKESKFEPGSGMNVLKVCKISQSSANQRAGRAGRTEPGRCYRLYSETDFLSMPSHQEPEIRRVNLGIAVLRIIALGIHNIEEFDFIDAPSNAAIETALKNLIHLGAVVLEHGLHKITADGRMLVKLGIEPRLGKMILKCFENRLGREGIALAAVMANSSSIFCRVGKDEEKQKSDCLKVQFCHRNGDLFTLLAVYMKWERVPFDKRNQWCWDNSINAKSMRRCQEAVHEMEKCLQHELNIIIPTYWRWNPEVITEYDKVLRDVILSAFADNVAMYSGNDYLGYEVALTGAHVQLHPSCSLLIFGEKPNWVVFGEIIAMPNQYLVCVTSIDFESLQTLSPLPFDISQIDTRKLQVKVLTGYGTTLLKRFCGKSNSSLKHLLSYIKDTVNDDRIRLEVNVDLNEISLFASSENMGQALKIVNSALAREANWLKNECFEKFLFLGRYISPPVALFGAGAEIKHLELEKRCLTVDIFLHGSNDVEEKELLSFLEKHTDGAICAVHRLNGIGQDNEKWGRVTFLTPEAAERATKLSPFNFNGASLKVTPAKTTYVGENKFLSFPAVKAKVSWPRRRNRGFAFVKCNQDDVLTMVEDFANLLIGEKNVHCRPSMKFTDSIMLTNLDTDVFEAKLFDALSKATNKEIVNLSLPRAVAVENPPLMALEEELLREVSSFMPVKNNSKNECVSVHIFPSEPMDYFMKAEISFDGSLHLEAAKALEQIDGKVLTGCQPWQKIKCQQQFNSSVSCPASVYMVIKEPLHALLKTLKLRKGAEFFLDRNENGSYRVKISAKATKIMAESRRPLEQLMNGKTIVDDRLTPTVIQLIFSREGFFLQKSIQRETGTFFLFDRHNHTVRVFGPLNKLDVAQHKLVQSLVALHENKQLEVCLRGPSLPPDLMKKVVEKFGPTLDGLKEKFPGSDFTLNTRQHTISVRGSKEVRQNVEDSIHEIVKSTSFNHSKSETSSCPICLCDVEDGYHLESCNHEFCRSCLVEQCESAIKNPGNSFPIRCVHEGCNAMILMVDLKALLLTDKLDELFRASVGSFVDTSCGKYRFCPSPDCMSVYQVAENGDHGRPFACGACSVETCTKCHLEYHPFLSCEMYSEFKRDPDLSLKEWMKGKEDVRHCPVCRFTIEKIDGCNHIECRCGIHICWVCLDHFKSSEVCYGHLRSIHHAIV; this is encoded by the exons ATGTACCGTAACCGGCCTTCGTTTCCGGCGAACCATCACCGGCGAAGAGATCGACCTCCGCCATGTTCTCCGCCGTCTTACGTCTCTCACCACCGGCCAAATTTCGTAATTGAACTACGTTCGTTGAACACCGATTACAACGGTTACAACCGTCATGAAATTGTTACTCTCATGGAGAAATTTAATTACAGTCCTGATGATTACATTATCCTCAAAACAGGCGTTGTTGCTGCTAGGTTTTTTTACCAGCAGTGGCCTAAAGCACTTGATTCAGTTGTGTACTTATGGCAAGCTTTATTATCCGAATCTCTTTCGTTTATGCCGAAACTTGTGCAGAATTTGATGGTTCCTTCTGATACTGAAGAGTTGAATACACGGCTTAGGGTTTTGTTCAAGGAACGAGTTTTAGGGTTAATGGAAGGGGAATTGGTGAAGAATTGGGAGAAGAAGGTGGATACGGTTTCGAATGAGATTAGTAAGTTAGAATCTTCATTAAGGAAGACGAGACCGTTTAAGGAGTACATGGAGATGTCGAAAAAGAAGGATGGACTTGTTAGTGAGAAGAGGTTGATTATGAGGAGGATTAGAGAGTTTAAATATGGAATGGAATGTGTGCTTGATTATCTTGATGGGAAGGTGTTTGATAGGAGTGATGTtaaggtgttaatgttgaaaggtaAATTTGATTGGAACAAGATTTATTGGATTATTAAGAGGGAATGCAAAAGGCTTGATCATGGGTTGCCGGTTTATGGGGATCGTAAAGACATTCTTTGGCAAATTCATTGCCAGCAG GTAATGGTGTTGATTGGGGAAACTGGTTCTGGAAAAAGCACACAGCTGGTTCAGTTTCTTACTGATGCAGGAGTGGCTGCTGACAAGTCAATAGTTTGCACTCAGCCACGTAAACTTGCTGCTCAGTCATTAGCAAGCAGAGTACAGGAAGAAACCCGCGGGTGCTACGAGAATAATTCTGTCATTTTTTCTTCAAGCTACTCATCTCATAATGAATTAGATTCAAAGGTGATATACATGACCGATCACTGCTTACTTCAGCATTACATGAACGACAAGGATTTTGGATGGGTTTCTTGCATTATAATTGACGAGGCACATGAACGTAGTTTAAACACTGATCTTCTTTTGGCACTAATCAAGGATTTACTTCATCGAAGGTCAGACCTAAGGCTTATTATAATGTCTGCAACAGCTGATGCagagcaactttctaaatattttTTCGGTTGTGGTTCATATCATGTAATGGGCCGAACTTTTCCTGTGGATATCAAGTACGATCCTCAAATATCTAATGGTTCGTGTGACTATTATGTTTCTGACGTGTTAAAAAAGGTGGGTGAGATTCGTCAAATGGAAGAAAAAGGAACAATTCTTGCTTTTTTAACTTCTCAAAATGAGGTAGAATGGGCGTGTGAACAGTTTAAAGTGCCATCAGCCGTAGCGTTACCTTTACATGGAAAGTTATCGCATGAAGAACAGTATCGTGTGTATTTAGATTATCCCAACAAGCGGAAAGTAATATTTTCTACTAATCTTGCTGAGACATCATTGACTATTCCAGGAGTCAAATTTGTAGTCGACTCTGGGATGGTCAAAGAGAGCAAATTTGAACCCGGGTCAGGGATGAATGTTCTTAAAGTTTGCAAAATCAGTCAAAGTTCAGCTAACCAACGTGCGGGTCGGGCTGGAAGAACTGAACCTGGAAGATGTTATCGGCTTTATAGTGAAACCGACTTTCTATCCATGCCTTCTCATCAAGAACCTGAAATCCGTAGAGTAAATCTTGGTATTGCAGTTCTTAGAATTATCGCTCTCGGGATTCATAATATCGAGGAGTTTGATTTCATTGATGCACCAAGCAATGCAGCTATCGAGACTGCTCTCAAGAATCTTATTCATTTGGGAGCCGTTGTACTTGAACATGGGCTTCATAAGATAACAGCAGATGGTAGGATGTTGGTTAAACTAGGAATCGAGCCCCGTTTGGGTAAAATGATTTTAAAATGCTTTGAAAACCGTTTGGGTCGGGAGGGAATTGCTCTTGCAGCGGTTATGGCAAATTCCAGCAGTATATTTTGCAGAGTTGGTAAAGATGAAGAAAAGCAAAAATCAGATTGTCTAAAAGTACAATTTTGCCATCGGAATGGTGATTTATTCACTTTGTTAGCTGTTTACATGAAATGGGAACGTGTTCCGTTTGATAAAAGAAATCAATGGTGTTGGGATAATAGCATAAACGCAAAATCTATGCGTAGATGTCAAGAAGCAGTGCACGAAATGGAAAAATGTCTTCAACACGAGCTCAATATTATTATCCCGACTTATTGGCGGTGGAATCCTGAAGTGATTACTGAATACGATAAAGTTCTTCGAGATGTTATTCTTTCCGCCTTCGCTGATAACGTAGCGATGTATTCTGGAAACGATTATCTTGGTTATGAAGTGGCGTTAACGGGGGCTCATGTTCAATTGCATCCTTCGTGTTCTTTACTAATATTCGGTGAAAAACCAAATTGGGTAGTCTTTGGAGAAATTATCGCAATGCCGAATCAGTACTTGGTGTGTGTTACTTCTATCGATTTTGAATCCTTGCAAACCCTTTCCCCTCTTCCATTTGATATCTCACAAATCGACACTCGAAAACTGCAAGTAAAGGTGTTAACGGGATACGGAACTACATTATTGAAAAGGTTTTGTGGTAAGTCAAACTCTAgtcttaaacatcttctttcatacATCAAGGATACTGTTAATGATGATCGAATCAGGCTTGAAGTTAATGTTGACCTAAATGAAATCAGCTTGTTTGCATCGTCTGAAAACATGGGACAAGCTTTAAAAATTGTGAATTCTGCGTTAGCGCGTGAAGCAAATTGGTTAAAAAACGAGTGCTTTGAGAAATTTTTGTTTCTCGGGAGATATATTTCCCCTCCTGTAGCTTTATTTGGTGCTGGTGCTGAAATAAAGCATCTTGAACTAGAAAAAAGATGTCTTACAGTTGATATATTTCTTCACGGTTCAAACGATGTTGAAGAAAAGGAACTTTTGTCTTTTTTAGAGAAACATACAGATGGCGCTATTTGTGCGGTTCATAGGCTTAACGGGATTGGTCAAGACAACGAAAAGTGGGGCCGGGTAACGTTTCTTACCCCTGAAGCTGCTGAAAGAGCTACAAAGTTAAGTCCATTTAACTTTAACGGTGCTTCGTTAAAAGTTACTCCCGCTAAAACTACGTATGTCGGTGAAAATAAGTTTTTGTCGTTTCCTGCTGTCAAAGCGAAAGTATCATGGCCACGAAGGCGGAATCGGGGATTTGCATTTGTTAAGTGTAACCAAGATGATGTTTTAACCATGGTTGAAGATTTTGCAAATCTGTTAATAGGGGAGAAAAATGTGCATTGCAGACCGAGCATGAAGTTTACAGATAGTATTATGTTGACTAATCTTGATACGGATGTTTTCGAGGCTAAATTATTTGATGCGTTAAGTAAAGCAACGAATAAGGAAATTGTTAACCTTTCCCTTCCCCGAGCTGTTGCTGTTGAGAATCCGCCATTAATGGCTCTTGAAGAAGAACTATTAAGAGAGGTAAGCTCGTTTATGCCGGTAAAAAATAATTCGAAGAATGAATGTGTTAGTGTTCATATTTTTCCGTCTGAACCGATGGATTATTTCATGAAAGCTGAAATTAGTTTTGATGGAAGTTTGCATCTGGAGGCAGCGAAAGCTTTGGAGCAGATTGATGGAAAAGTATTAACGGGATGTCAGCCATGGCAGAAGATTAAATGTCAGCAGCAGTTTAATAGCAGTGTTTCATGCCCTGCATCTGTCTACATGGTTATTAAGGAGCCACTGCATGCTTTACTGAAAACTCTTAAACTTCGAAAAG GAGCCGAGTTCTTTCTTGATAGGAACGAGAATGGGTCTTATCGTGTTAAGATATCTGCTAAGGCTACAAAAATTATGGCTGAATCAAGAAGACCTCTGGAACAGCTTATGAACGGCAAAACTATAGTTGATGATCGTCTCACTCCTACAGTCATACAACTTATTTTTTCCCGAGAAGGTTTTTTTCTTCAAAAGTCTATTCAACGTGAAACCGGCACTTTCTTCCTTTTCGATAGACATAACCATACTGTCAGAGTGTTCGGTCCATTAAACAAGCTCGATGTAGCCCAACACAAGTTGGTTCAGTCACTTGTAGCTCTGCACGAGAACAAACAACTCGAAGTTTGTCTTAGAGGACCTTCATTACCGCCCGATCTGATGAAAAAAGTAGTCGAAAAGTTTGGACCCACACTTGACGGGCTCAAGGAAAAATTCCCGGGTTCCGATTTTACACTTAATACACGACAACATACCATCTCCGTTCGGGGCAGTAAAGAAGTAAGACAAAACGTTGAAGATTCAATACACGAGATTGTAAAAAGCACAAGCTTCAATCATAGTAAAAGCGAAACATCTTCGTGTCCGATATGTCTATGTGACGTCGAAGATGGTTACCATCTGGAAAGCTGTAACCACGAGTTTTGCAGGTCGTGTTTAGTCGAACAATGTGAATCAGCAATCAAGAACCCGGGGAACAGTTTTCCGATACGCTGTGTACACGAGGGTTGTAACGCCATGATCTTAATGGTGGACCTAAAAGCATTGTTGTTAACCGATAAGCTAGACGAACTTTTCCGTGCTTCAGTAGGGTCGTTTGTGGACACTAGCTGTGGGAAATACCGATTTTGCCCTTCACCAGACTGTATGTCGGTTTATCAAGTGGCGGAAAACGGTGACCACGGGAGACCGTTTGCATGTGGGGCATGTTCTGTGGAGACGTGTACGAAATGTCACCTTGAATACCATCCGTTTTTGTCGTGTGAAATGTACTCCGAGTTTAAAAGAGATCCGGATTTGTCGTTGAAGGAGTGGATGAAAGGGAAAGAAGATGTTAGACATTGTCCTGTTTGCAGGTTCACCATAGAGAAGATTGATGGGTGCAACCATATTGAGTGCAGGTGTGGGATTCATATATGTTGGGTGTGTCTTGATCATTTTAAGAGCAGTGAAGTTTGCTATGGACATTTGAGGTCTATACATCACGCAATTGTTTAA
- the LOC139847979 gene encoding uncharacterized protein has protein sequence MSIFHRKTLDRVIITTTIQKLCAPLDDTCDDLSPPPPPLLPPPASENHTLSPLQVLMISSLISCFLFVCYITFIKIYSTFRNRSLARNTNTNTNANNNNNNNDNDRFNTNDETHNDHFTHDESSVVFHPIWLINTVGLDQSVIDSIEVFKYRKKHESDVKDCAICLGEFQDDETLRILPKCCHVFHVTCIDTWLRSHVNCPVCRAPIVDNNNNNNNDNDNTSISIDNQVDQDPTHSNTNDEEIVIPVDDDLGNDVIRDENEQKDEKKYLCNGVRGQSDLRDYYCCDQRIEPMRRSVSMDSFSGSLELEVLRKTNGWR, from the coding sequence atgtcaaTCTTCCACAGAAAAACACTTGATCGAGTAATTATCACCACCACAATTCAAAAACTTTGTGCTCCTCTTGATGATACTTGTGATGATctttcaccaccaccaccaccgctgCTGCCGCCGCCGGCATCGGAAAACCACACCCTTTCACCCCTTCAAGTCTTGATGATAAGTAGTCTTATTTCTTGTTTCTTATTTGTTTGTTACATCACCTtcatcaaaatatattcgacttttCGAAACAGATCGCTTGCTAGGAATACCAATACCAATACCAacgccaataataataataataataatgataatgatcgtTTTAACACAAATGATGAGACACATAATGATCATTTTACTCATGATGAGTCGTCAGTAGTGTTTCATCCGATTTGGTTGATTAATACTGTCGGTCTTGATCAATCTGTGATCGACTCAATCGAAGTTTTTAAGTACAGAAAGAAACATGAAAGTGATGTTAAAGATTGTGCTATTTGTTTAGGTGAGTTTCAAGATGACGAAACACTTCGAATATTGCCGAAATGTTGTCATGTTTTTCATGTTACTTGTATCGATACTTGGCTACGATCTCATGTTAATTGTCCTGTTTGTCGAGCTCCCATAgtcgataacaataacaataataataatgataatgataatactagcatTAGCATAGACAATCAAGTTGATCAAGATCCAACACATTCAAACACGAATGATGAAGAGATTGTAATTCCAGTTGATGATGATTTGGGAAATGATGTAATACGAGATGAAAACGAGCAAAAGGATGAAAAGAAATATTTGTGTAATGGGGTTAGGGGGCAGAGCGATTTAAGGGATTATTATTGTTGTGATCAACGAATTGAACCGATGAGGAGGTCGGTTTCTATGGACTCGTTTTCAGGGAGTCTAGAATTAGAAGTTTTGAGGAAAACGAATGGGTGGAGATAA